The sequence below is a genomic window from Silene latifolia isolate original U9 population chromosome 7, ASM4854445v1, whole genome shotgun sequence.
ggacacatttcccaacaatctcccacttgtcctcgacaagtgtgcgtcaccaattctcttgtcctattactatctcccactcaatgcaaggtgtctttcgggtcgtacttgcaagtgatcatatcgaaagtggtttcctcgatatggagaataactgattgaccggaatttatccaccatggataccttccgagcgtggccacgcatttccagttcattactcctcgagtggccctgagatattgttttaaccctgacaagggggtggacaattcctatcgcacttattcccttcgactagccacagccatcataacccaaaatatgcccatttgaccccatttacgaaggtcgtagtaacacaaatcaaagttaatctgaaactgtgccatcttaggcgaatagtctttagtcaaaagaatcgactcatttgaatactatagtagctctcgccacgaccaggctatataaatttgccgaactctataagcggtcactttgcccgacaaagtgttcctaacatcatttatgtgatcgactagtcatctcacatgactctatggcacttgaacttgccatcaatcgcatcacactctagtcacttcgagacgtcacctcatacaagtgactatgggcgaatacaatgctaatccgtgttcactttaacggggttcaatgttgtctctacaacccgtttggatgtaacaaagtataataggagtttttaaagtaaaaactcgaacgacaaatgcgattatcacatatgaatagtcaatgcctgattactatttcatgttctataatctaatttgttcttgtatgtagttgttcatttcaattcaatcgaaatgacatgactcatcatgtttagcctatgagaaggctttggttagtaggttttatcaacttcttgtaccttactcaaccttactacatactcgttttcctttgtaatgtatacattttcatcacaaaactttatgagtacgtgtcgagattcaatcaagacataggccctctagcctaagaatagctcccactgttttcacagtgtgcgggactcatcctcttgcacatctcatgattgcaagtgtactcaatttccgttataaatatctctcattgttctttattgcctagaacgattctagaaaatctatttcttaaataacatagccacaatggtatcttaaccatcctaatgtgttttgattatggttttgtcggaaaccatgcgcaatctcaattgtcaattgtcacttgtgtaacacccttacacaaaattgcatcataaacactttgctttaatgccttaatgcttctgcaagcacttaagggtaatctttatggcttacttggtaaagattacttaaattcgatcttgaaaacaattcatcatactcaaagtatatgaagtgttatacatcattacttatttaattggtccggcagcggaagcaaatggaatcaatcaaatatgttcaatttaattgaactagtcatgaatcttatcaacgtaagacttcttattgacgctaatatcatgtggatttatcttcataaatccggatattaaagatgtattataatactccaagagttttaaatcattctcgatgatcaatatgtcatccacatataagactaattaaaatttccgtaactcccactaaacttcatgtataaacacaacttctcgacttatcgagaaatgttttatcacatgatcaaaatgttgattccaactcattgatgtcctacttaagatcctctcttaagtttcacattatcttaggattgcaagaatctacaaaactcaagacatgtattgaatacattccttctaattgaagaagtgggttttagatttcacttgctatgtatttcataataatgaaacacaatccctaagaagatccaaatagacttaagcatttcaactagtgcaaaacactttgccaccaatcaagctttgaaatctctctttattagtgcaaaaccctttgtcactaatcaagcctttttattttggattttcatggctctaagccttatattgagttgtgactttaaacactctcatgtaagtcatatgttcattactttctagaagtaatcaactttgaatcaaacgatttcttttgtaagttataagctctttactttcttaaaagtagcatgaattcatcatctttaacaagtgacgaatttaacctcctaggtttaaaagaaacaacgtcttacacaaaacgtctcatgtagccaagaaagaccagtttcttgcgacataacattctttgtggctcttgaataattttctcccactctgtcttctagaaataaacttgtattttagaaagacagcttcacgagccgcaaacccgtcgtattcgtgataattgaaaaggaagAATGAACATTTGTTTTTTGCGAAAACTTacaacatggtaccctaccatttcatatctcatatgaatcgatttagtggaaaaaataatttagacaaaatgataaaatccccaaaaggatcaagtaactcaaagtaacttgattgaagtccaaaccatatcgaatagcgtttgaattcttatccaaccacacattattccataatgcgtgataagagagattaacttgtgatactacatcacatttcctttggcttatatcaaagtcttcactttgataatcccatcacgactaaatcgtgcttctttgaacatttgaacttcttcaaagatttctctatttaccttattaagtgaacacattagcgtcaacttaaatcgttggtaagaaaatgatcaacctattttggatcgatgatttacaacctcgatctccttttcaaccaaaaggcacgagacatcttgctttgaatacaagatacgcatataccattaacaatctaatggtttcaagagtactcgataactctttgcgttcgtcattccaaaatttaaggtttaatcttgggttaccaatttgaatcttacatcatctacatgatatatcattctagtttggtttagaatataatcaccttgataatgggctagccatacatcaaatcgtggtgtataaggtcacaaaagtgaaaacctcttttgtatcttaacaagtttatatattcttatttagagtttatgcacttaatagtcacaattaagtacaactttaaatccaaaaactagattgagtacacaattactctatctctcgacattattgttgctagtctcatattctaatcatcttatgtgtcgaatacaatgatgtaaacctccactggtttctaatattgacgaggtagtactagcaaaatttatgtttaatcaaataaacatttaaagaagaaggtcccattagatgtcccacaactaacttgttgattcttcaataatttggggtagtttcctttcttgtgtccaacatttaagacaatggaaactttattggtcgggattgacaggtttagtatcgtcatttctcaataactttacttttaacattaccttgtatcaattccattattatctttacttcttgaacctcgttctcatcttaacggtttaagagaatgctcccactcatttcaatgagtctttgctttgagaaggaaaattgaattcatgaagattactcttcatttgttcgttttagtcttaaaactttcattgaagtggttgcgttattttggtcaattatgaattccaacaaatctaattaccaaaacaatttatcatttcaaggtacttaattcaattaagtatatgaaaaactatccattgtaagtagatgtgttagtcaagaatcaaaaacctgtttgataatgaataactttaatctgtactctttacaagagatccttagcaattgttcttttgaggttttagaagcaaattcatatttgtctttagttacgatgttttaatggatatttgaaaaatcgaaatgatatcgtatatgaattatggtaaagaaatagaacaatatgataacggaatagtggaaaacttaacatttatcgttttaataatacttgtaaataatttaaaaagtaaagcatttatatagtgacctctacccaactattataaatgattccaagatccaaattcatattaacttgggcacggtagggccgattcatcccttatcaatataactcggtggattaactctttaatcgattctacttttagaactcttggtcgataaaattacattaacatttatctttagctcaatccaaatttcgaataaatgtgtccatgaatccaaatccacatcaacttgggcacggtagggccgattcatcccttatcaacatgaattcggtggatagacatttatcacccacttcccctacgtaacaaggtttgtaccccggtagggccgagtgcactccctcgcgaaataggttttcatggtttctactatttggtaaggctatgtctcaattgattatttttagcgagaggtcatgtcaatttattatctatcacgttttaagtgaactaaagcggtgaactacgataattataattgacacagtcgaaatactcgatttaaatgataatgcatgttttagttatggcgatttagcgatgcatgcgacatataaataaaatgcaaagcataaattaaatcctagtatgaccttcctaaaatagaaaaactatttaactattacatattcggaaaccaactccattggtcccttgaacttcggttttggcacgcatctcgaggtaacaccgtctttatgtatcgtcttcttgaagaaatccgtctttgggaactccgaaataaataaaattacataacaaattacataatttcctattatacatttgtaactaaaataaaataaatctattaaattacaaaacggtgatacgagatcacaataaattacaaccgaatcgatattcccatacatttcgggtaataccaattaaaactaaggccatactaagtaaaaattacataattcaaaaattacataaaataaaattataacaatcataaagaaaatgcagcattataatatgtatgaacatgcccaatttaatgctaaatcgcctttaaatagccaatatcgtatattactcggtttttacggatttgcgtgattcaacattttataatcacaaaaattacataaattcatatttatgcataagttaattaccctaacctcttaggactcaaaatttagtcttcactaattatttgaccataattaactcatatttctaaaatttgttcattaatggaccaaaaattataaaaataagctataaacttcaaataaatcacaaaatttcaaataaattcaaaatttgaaatttaaactcataaacattctggaaaaataccatgacactcataatgttcaaaaacttaggttaaaaatttcgaaatttatcctgaaaaacaatgttgcggttcatcggttttaacaaaataatcataaaaacataagaaaaattatattcatcaacttttcaattttagatctgaaaaagataataaaatgcaacatatgatgtttttccttagtcatagagtatgttttattaatatttcactaattaagtcactatttatgctatttttcttccaaaaatcataaatcatgtataaagacatcaatatagcctattattttacgcacatcttgtaaaattgcatgtgacaacatactaaatttctatgatcagattcgaaatttatctcatattaacctatttttcacttaaatccgattttaataatgaaaaatccatttttcgagcataagaagtccaaaaattatgaaaatttacaggtcatctcaaaataatatatgtgacaacatatccaaaaatcactggaaaattcgaagtttagctaattttagttcgaaaatgacattttattcataaaatcatattttttttgccattattatgtaatatgaacaataaaaatccataaattaaccaaaatatcctaaaaacattttaggaccagaaattttaacatgcataatgattttcgtgatatatcataataacacaaatttaacaagttttatatgttaatcgtataactcggaaaaacttttaaccgatttgcatgcaaacaaccaaggctcttgataccgattgaaggaaaagtagatctatatacttaacatattcatatatgttttaatttaatttgtcataaaattaataagtgatcttatgcatgcaaactaaaaagaaagaagataagaaaacattttctcaccatatgaatttcggtcatattgggcaccaacaagatctccttcttgttaattcttgagttttccattaatggatggatattcttgacttcaaattagaagccctccaattagtagcacccaaaactatcccttaataccacaaactaatatgtactagatatttatattgtggtttaccttaaaattgattactaatactcatatattactttgataattttagtaatcttttgaacaaatttgaatcaaaaattcatcctttttgatgaagattaaagagagaaaataattcatgaacttttgcatgtgtttttaaaTGGTGGAGTGTAATCataataaaagaacaaaagcccTCTAATTAGAGGAGAGGCCACACGGTTTGGTGAGGCAAaagggaccaatatatggtccttcacttttctttttgttcttttctataccttaggcttgtaaggctagttgtaggttagtgatcattagcttattttatctcataaaataattcacccactaactccctttacactcttatttcggtccatctttataaaatggactaccattttatttttgtcaatttgtcatttgtcacacaatatgtcacatgtagtatgatacatgttactaattaattaaatgcatatttatcacataaatatcattttataaattaattaaaatacattcaacaaattgactagtgatacttgatcacataaaaaaattggtcatataattataattcacaatatcttgtaattataatcaaccattcattcttatctttattgtttctcaaacaataaacaattttagtaataaagcattttatttactaaaataaatcttatttaatcccattacaataagatatcaatattctctctcacaaattgaattgttcaattttaaggaattaattaatctgtatcggtatacatttaattaaccttttcaattaagggaatcgtcctttaggtgtgacctcaagggatcaactgatcaccaccgttgcacgacagtaatgtcaaactctagccagccagtcattaccgataagtgtggaccagttgactatatatattatgtatcatcccttccgtattcttgtaatgagatttaataatgatatttaaatcatgtgatcgcaccattgttgaggacacatttcccaacaacctCTTCACAAGGGTTCCCTTAAAACTTCTAACAATTCCTTATCGAATGTTGGATTACAAAATTTGCAAAACCTCCAACTCATCTCTCGTTCTAGTATTCCCTCTCATTTTCCGGTTTCATAAACCTTtgtcactatttattcgattcATACCATTCCTCAAGTCGAATCTCACACCCTCCGAAACGTTTATCAACTTGTGTCATCACTCTCTTTTCACTCTTAGTACCTTACTATTCTCTCACCATTCTATAAATCTTAACTCAAACCTATGCTATCCCAAGATACCCGAGTCACACTCAATAAGGTCTCTCTCAATTGTCCTTTAAATTCCGTTCCCTAACAATGAGTCCGAACAACCGTTAAATATCCAACCTTGGTCGCACTCCACTCATTATTTATAGGTTGTCTCTCATGATCAACTCACTCAACTCAAAACTTTTCATAGGCTAGTATACCTCCCTAGGTTTCCCAAATTCTTAAACTCGATGACTATATCCCATTTCATACATCTCGTCGAAGACACATGCCTAAGGGTTAGGGTGAGAAAACCATTCTATTAGGCTCACACACAAACTCTATGCTCGGAGATCCCCATAACACCGAAGGTACCGCCGGCTCTTGGTGAGATTCCCTTACTTGGTTGCTCCTCGCGTTGCTTGATGACTTCGGCACGCCCCAGAATTCATTTCACATGCAACTTCCGGGTAGGGGTGATGAGAATCACAACAATCCCGAACGAACACGGAAGAGGTAGGAAATCAAATAAATTGGAATGGATAGAAAACTTTCCCAACGCTTAAATCGGTGACCAACACTTTAAAATAAACCCTTGACACAAGCTTGTCATTGAGATGAAGTTTACttaacccgaagaatgaaattaaAGAAATTACGGCATGGCTTCCTTTGTATTTTAAACAAACCACAAACTCGTTTCAATAGTACACTTGAAATACGATGGAATTTTTTAAAATGATGTAAATTCTAAAATCAACTCTAGCAATTTTACCAACTTTGTAAAATGTTCTTCTCTATTATACAATTTTTACTCAAAGTTGACTAAAATTTGAATTATTATATTAAAACTCTAACATAACGATGATTTGTTTCAAATTTCTTGAAAACTTTAATACGAAATAAGCCGATATAAGATGGCACATGTTGCTATAAGCCAAGTTCAAAGTATTAAGAATAAATTAAGATAAGAACCTAACTTGGTAAAGGCCAACTTCTAGATGTAATGTTAAGCTAGACCTTCAGAAAGCTTATGACTCTATTGAATGGCAGTTTGTGGAGCAAATGTTGGATGCCTTAAATTTCCCTGGAAAATTTAAGAATTGGGTGATGAGTTGTATATCTTCTACTTCCTACTCTTTAAGTTTAAATGGTGCTTAGTTTGGATACTTTAAAGGTAGGAGGGGGCTTAGGCAAGTAGACCCTATCTCACCTCTACTCTTTTGTGTTTGTATGGAATACTTATCAAGGGTACTGGACTATGCTACTGGTAGATGGTTTTTTAGATACCATCCTTTATATAAAAGGTTGAAGTTGACACATCTCTTTTTTCCTGATAACCTGCTAATATTTTGTAAAGGAGATGTGAGATCTATTATGCTACTCCTTAGGGCCTTGTCTACTTTTGTTGCATCTTCAGGATTGAGAGTTAATGCAACTAAATCTGAGGTAGTGTTTAATGGTGTAGCAGAAAGTATTAAACTGGATATTATCCAAGTATCAAGATTTCAGGAAGGATCTATGCCTTTCAAATACTTGGGGATTCCTATTCAGGCAGTCAGATTAACAAGGAGTGATTGCAGCATTTTGATTGATAAGATTGTTAGCAGAGTAAGAGGAATAGGAGCAACAAAGCTTAGCTATGCTGGCAGACTTGTTCTAATCAATACTGCATTTAACACTTTGCATAACTATTGGGCTTCAATATTTTTGATTCCAATTGAGATGATTTGTAAAAATTACCTGTGGAATGGGGATACTCAATATCATAGAGTTCCTCTTATGGCCTGGCAGAAGGTTTGCTGCAACAAGAAAGAAGGTGGGTTAGGTATAAAAGATGCTAGGGTGTGGAACATTGCAACAGTTGAAAAACTTGTCAACTGGATTTATATAAAAGTTGATAGGCTGTGGGTATTATAGATTgatcatgtttatatgaaagggGTAGACTGGCATAGTTATCAACCTCCTCCAGATTCTAATTGAAATTAGATGAATATCTGTAAAGTAAGGGCTCTGTCAGCTGGTTTTCAAAGTAATCAGTGGATAGCAGATCCTAAGGGATACTCTGTTGATTCTAGGTATCATTGGATGCTGGGTACACACCCCCTGTCCAGTGGTTCAAGGAAGTTTGGGATGTATGGGTTCTTCCTAAACACTCATTCATAGGTTGGCTCATTAAGCATGAAGCTTTGAACACGAGAGTAAAGCTATATTCCTTAGGCCTGTGTGAGACAAACAGGTGTATTCTATGTGAAAGGGAAGAAGAAGAACATGGACATCTTTTTGGGAACTGTGCATATAGTTCTAGGATTTTTTCTCTAGTGGATGATTGGTTACAGGTTAATCTGAGTACTGCCATTGGAGTATCGAAGCTGAAGAAGAAAGCTTATAGGATGATCAGAATGGCCTGTTGGTATGCAGTTTGGATAGAGAGGAATCAGTGCAGAATTGATTTTAAATTGAGAAGACCTGATCATGTTGCAGATGAGGTAAAGCTTCTAGTGAAAACACGGTTGCAAAGAGTAGCAGCTAGGCCTACTCTAGTTGGGGATAGAAGTTGGCTTGAAAGACTAGGAATTTGTATTTGATGTATAAGCCTTAATTTCTTAGAGTTTTAAAAAATGCACTTATGATGTAATAGGCCTTTGTTGATGATGATTAATCAaagctcacattttaccaaaaaaaaaaaaaaacaacttggTAAAAGTCAAAATCCGGGTAGGTATACCACTCATTTTCGaaaaatttaagacggataaaTCTCTCATTACTTCACAAGATGTTATAGTCAAAGCTTATATATACTTG
It includes:
- the LOC141590381 gene encoding uncharacterized protein LOC141590381 — its product is MLLLRALSTFVASSGLRVNATKSEVVFNGVAESIKLDIIQVSRFQEGSMPFKYLGIPIQAVRLTRSDCSILIDKIVSRVRGIGATKLSYAGRLVLINTAFNTLHNYWASIFLIPIEMICKNYLWNGDTQYHRVPLMAWQKVCCNKKEGGLGIKDARVWNIATVEKLVNWIYIKVDRLWVSLDAGYTPPVQWFKEVWDVWVLPKHSFIGWLIKHEALNTRVKLYSLGLCETNRCILCEREEEEHGHLFGNCAYSSRIFSLVDDWLQVNLSTAIGVSKLKKKAYRMIRMACWYAVWIERNQCRIDFKLRRPDHVADEVKLLVKTRLQRVAARPTLVGDRSWLERLGICI